The Pyrus communis chromosome 2, drPyrComm1.1, whole genome shotgun sequence genome includes a window with the following:
- the LOC137725302 gene encoding protein TUNICAMYCIN INDUCED 1-like: MAPKTLLLILLTVQFLPSSLSLISAPELRPPYATPRAISDLKEAIVKGLGFQAEDLKVSGFDLRDAQVGHSVAYEFDVEVDNKVLPFKLLEDVDRWDYADLPIFRVEDENGLVLKGKSGGGLPPVLAPFQLAGPMELWIQDAKDMRISLPHDVDAGVLKKVILAEGAVVTVKGARSVSLRQPLQLPLPLNRTNNGFASGLVTLAEWLRRASRTQSSPLLSLRIVGPTSLASPSSTSPSVNNKLKLKRLAPGLVELSSRSNTKPVSVELQNQETTAILTPSYFSTVWPLASINGSNPNLVGFESLLASVLGPKANKKGSFKLLKADVSAQTFLKIGFGVEKKLKEGDGIDLKGFPEWRTKPETVRLHFEVLAKVDGDKIIPERVVPVNPVLVEDTVAPSELLGNVSMSTVPIIHPPANPYTL, from the exons atggCTCCCAAAACGCTGCTTTTGATCCTATTGACGGTGCAATTCCTCccgtcctctctctctctgatttcCGCGCCGGAGCTCCGCCCTCCCTACGCCACCCCAAGAGCCATCTCC GATTTGAAGGAGGCGATTGTGAAGGGACTAGGGTTTCAAGCGGAGGATCTAAAGGTGTCGGGGTTCGATTTGAGGGACGCGCAGGTGGGGCATTCGGTGGCGTACGAGTTCGACGTGGAGGTGGACAACAAGGTCCTGCCTTTCAAGCTTCTGGAGGACGTCGACCGCTGGGACTACGCCGACTTGCCCATTTTTAGGGTCGAGGACGAAAATGGGTTGGTCCTGAAAGGCAAATCGGGTGGTGGGTTGCCTCCGGTTTTGGCTCCGTTTCAGCTGGCTGGGCCCATGGAGCTCTGGATTCAGGACGCCAAAGATATGAGGATTTCGCTTCCT CATGATGTGGATGCTGGTGTGTTGAAGAAGGTGATATTGGCAGAAGGGGCTGTGGTCACAGTGAAGGGTGCCAGGTCTGTGAGTCTTCGCCAACCTCTTCAGCTCCCATTGCCATTGAACCGAACCAACAATGGGTTCGCTTCTGGTCTTGTGACCTTGGCTGAATGGCTGCGCCGTGCTTCTCGAACCCAATCATCTCCACTGCTTTCTCTCCGCATTGTTGGTCCGACTTCCCTCGCATCACCTTCCTCGACCTCTCCCTCCGTGAACAACAAGCTCAAACTAAAGCGCCTTGCCCCAGGCCTTGTGGAGTTGTCCTCACGATCAAACACCAAGCCCGTTTCTGTTGAGCTGCAAAACCAAGAGACCACGGCCATTTTAACCCCTAGCTACTTCAGCACGGTCTGGCCCCTTGCTTCCATTAATGGCTCCAACCCTAACTTGGTAGGTTTCGAGTCACTGCTTGCATCCGTGCTGGGTCCTAAGGCCAATAAGAAAGGATCCTTCAAGTTATTGAAGGCAGATGTGTCTGCACAGACGTTTTTGAAGATCGGGTTTGGGGTCGAGAAGAAGCTTAAAGAAGGAGATGGGATTGATTTGAAGGGTTTTCCAGAATGGAGGACAAAGCCTGAGACCGTGAGGTTGCATTTTGAGGTGCTGGCTAAGGTTGACGGGGATAAGATCATTCCAGAGAGAGTGGTTCCGGTTAACCCTGTATTAGTGGAGGACACCGTGGCACCGAGTGAGCTACTGGGCAATGTCTCCATGTCCACAGTCCCCATCATTCATCCTCCGGCGAACCCCTATACCTTGTAA